From the Burkholderia glumae LMG 2196 = ATCC 33617 genome, one window contains:
- a CDS encoding IS3-like element ISBugl1 family transposase (programmed frameshift), whose protein sequence is MDVLTGPERRRRWTAEQKLAMVRESFEPGKSVSMVARQHGVNPNQLFHWRKLYQDGSLSAVKAGEEVVPASELADALKQIRELQRMLGKKTMENEILREAVEYGRGKKMDSALAIVAGGQPVKLVCEVLGVSRSNVSARRSREATWRDGRQPRSTHDAPVVEAIERVISDLPSYGYRRVWGTLRRERIAAGQAPLNAKRIYRVMRTHGLLMQRRAAPVRPQRRHDGKVAVERSNQRWCSDGFEFRCDNGEPLRVTFALDCCDREAMSWAATTAGHSGDIVRDVMLAAVESRFGDVLHTESEIEWLSDNGSGYTAEETRQFAALLGLKPLTTPVCSPQSNGMAESFVKTMKRDYVAIMPKPDAATAARNLAIAFEHYNEKHPHSALKYRSPREFRRSTDSAT, encoded by the exons ATGGACGTGTTGACGGGCCCGGAGCGTCGGCGGCGCTGGACGGCAGAGCAAAAGCTGGCGATGGTTCGCGAGAGTTTCGAGCCGGGGAAATCGGTTTCGATGGTAGCGCGCCAGCACGGCGTGAATCCGAACCAGCTCTTTCACTGGCGCAAGCTGTACCAGGATGGAAGCCTGTCGGCGGTCAAGGCTGGCGAGGAAGTGGTTCCGGCCTCGGAGTTGGCCGACGCGCTCAAACAGATTCGCGAGCTGCAGCGCATGCTCGGCAAGAAGACGATGGAGAACGAGATTCTTCGCGAGGCTGTCGAATACGGCCGGG GCAAAAAAATGGATAGCGCACTCGCCATCGTTGCCGGAGGACAGCCAGTGAAACTGGTCTGCGAAGTCCTCGGCGTGTCGCGCTCGAACGTATCGGCACGCAGGTCGCGCGAGGCGACTTGGCGCGACGGGCGGCAGCCCAGATCGACCCACGATGCACCGGTGGTCGAGGCTATTGAGCGGGTTATCAGCGACTTGCCCAGCTACGGATATCGACGCGTATGGGGGACGTTGCGCCGCGAGCGTATCGCGGCGGGACAGGCACCGCTGAACGCCAAGCGCATTTACCGCGTAATGCGCACGCATGGCCTGCTGATGCAACGCAGAGCGGCACCGGTTCGGCCGCAGCGCCGTCACGATGGCAAGGTTGCGGTGGAGCGCAGCAATCAGCGCTGGTGTTCCGACGGCTTCGAGTTTCGCTGCGACAACGGCGAGCCGTTGCGCGTGACGTTCGCGCTCGACTGCTGCGACCGCGAAGCGATGAGCTGGGCGGCCACGACGGCCGGCCATAGCGGCGACATCGTGCGCGACGTGATGCTGGCTGCGGTGGAAAGCCGATTTGGGGATGTGCTGCATACCGAGTCCGAAATCGAGTGGCTGAGCGACAACGGCTCGGGCTATACGGCCGAGGAGACGCGTCAGTTTGCGGCGCTGCTCGGCCTGAAGCCGTTGACCACGCCGGTGTGCAGCCCGCAGAGCAACGGCATGGCGGAAAGCTTCGTGAAGACCATGAAGCGCGATTACGTCGCTATCATGCCGAAGCCGGACGCAGCGACCGCGGCCAGGAATCTGGCCATCGCATTCGAGCACTACAACGAAAAGCATCCCCATAGCGCGTTGAAGTACCGCTCGCCTCGCGAGTTTCGACGTTCGACGGATTCAGCAACCTAA